A single window of Paenibacillus sp. FSL H8-0537 DNA harbors:
- a CDS encoding efflux RND transporter periplasmic adaptor subunit → MFFRLIKQERRSKAALAAVFAMALMAAGCSSAAPAAEETAVEQQVAVIKTEAVAKHSMGAPREQVAEVSASVHLDIPTMASGKIARVLKSNGDTVKKGEAIIQLESNLAVLDRKRAETSLSAAEQSLVKAKQEIASGRSTLLNNIASLETQYIQASAGDDQNLIDAARRNLESAKQQLADLDNGSSLSGLQSQIDAARLAVEQADLQLDSYQITAPASGTITDFAVSEGMTINAGTVVAVVQNVKQISIKTELSEPAAELARGKSDLVYYNSENPSVKKKAKVVYLASVPNAKTRMYALELTTDNADGSLKPGSRVQVELTTVAEENVIAVPSLSIVREGSETFVMLSNAGTAEKRAVKLGRINGVYQEVQEGLKEGETVVVSGQHTLSDGQKIENEEAAKQS, encoded by the coding sequence ATGTTTTTTCGTTTGATCAAGCAGGAGCGGCGAAGCAAAGCAGCTCTCGCAGCCGTGTTTGCAATGGCTTTAATGGCTGCGGGATGCTCGAGCGCGGCACCTGCTGCAGAAGAGACAGCAGTAGAGCAGCAAGTGGCAGTCATTAAAACAGAGGCGGTAGCCAAGCACAGCATGGGAGCTCCGCGCGAGCAGGTCGCTGAGGTAAGCGCCTCGGTTCATCTGGACATTCCGACAATGGCTTCTGGCAAAATCGCTCGCGTGCTTAAGAGCAATGGCGACACGGTTAAAAAAGGAGAAGCCATCATTCAATTGGAGTCGAATCTCGCAGTGCTGGACCGTAAACGTGCGGAAACCAGCCTGTCAGCTGCAGAGCAATCTCTAGTAAAGGCTAAGCAGGAAATTGCTTCAGGTCGCTCTACCTTGCTTAATAATATTGCTAGTCTGGAGACGCAGTACATTCAGGCTAGTGCCGGTGATGATCAAAATTTGATTGATGCCGCACGTCGTAATCTGGAGTCGGCCAAGCAGCAGCTTGCGGATTTGGATAATGGCAGCTCGCTTTCCGGGTTGCAGTCCCAAATCGATGCGGCTAGATTAGCCGTCGAGCAGGCAGATCTTCAGCTGGACAGCTATCAAATTACCGCTCCAGCGAGCGGTACGATTACTGATTTTGCCGTGAGCGAGGGCATGACGATAAACGCAGGTACAGTAGTAGCTGTCGTGCAGAATGTGAAGCAAATTTCGATTAAAACCGAGCTTAGCGAACCAGCAGCCGAGCTGGCCCGCGGCAAGTCAGATCTTGTCTACTACAATTCGGAGAATCCATCTGTGAAGAAAAAAGCGAAAGTGGTCTATCTCGCCTCGGTGCCTAATGCAAAAACGAGAATGTACGCGCTTGAGCTCACAACGGACAATGCGGATGGCTCGCTCAAGCCAGGCAGTCGCGTTCAAGTGGAGCTGACGACCGTTGCAGAGGAGAATGTAATTGCTGTTCCATCGCTGAGTATTGTACGTGAAGGCAGCGAAACCTTCGTTATGCTGTCCAATGCAGGTACAGCTGAGAAGCGCGCAGTTAAATTGGGCCGCATCAATGGCGTCTATCAGGAAGTGCAAGAAGGCTTGAAAGAAGGCGAGACTGTTGTCGTCTCTGGCCAGCATACGCTGAGCGACGGGCAGAAGATCGAGAATGAAGAGGCTGCGAAGCAGTCATAA
- the pcrA gene encoding DNA helicase PcrA — protein MFNFISIDEAVQKLNPPQREAVKATDGPLLIMAGAGSGKTRVLTHRIAYLIEKKRVAPWSILAITFTNKASREMRDRVSALIGPSGNDIWVSTFHSMCVRILRRDIDRIGFTSNFTILDSGDQLSVIRNCMKDLNIDTKKFEPKAVQASISAAKNELLTPERYEQKAGDYFQDIVIKVYKSYQKRLKSNNSLDFDDLIMKTIQLFQEVPEVLDFYQNKFRYLHVDEYQDTNRAQYMLCRMLADKHHNICVVGDSDQSIYRWRGADITNILNFEGDYPEAQTIMLEQNYRSTANILNAANAVISLNTGRKPKNLWTDQGAGDEITVYQADSEHDEGYFVTGEIRKNKNSGRKFADHAILYRTNAQSRVIEEILIKSDIPYQIVGGIKFYDRKEIKDLLAYLRLISNPDDDISLARVINVPKRGIGDTTVGKLAEEAARSGTSIFNVLGNLQGLDINARTQALLGEFYIMISNLAGMVEYLSVTELTEKVLEMTQYKLELQREKTLESTARVENIDEFLSVTMDFEKRNEDKTLVSFLTDLALIADIDSMDKQDEQGNAAPSDAVVLMTMHSAKGLEFPVVFIIGMEESIFPHSRALNDNDELEEERRLAYVGITRAEKQLFMTSARMRTLFGRTASNMPSRFLDEVPSELKKDASASGGFGRSGGGSRYGAGSSTGFGSGGRTAPSRPAANGGLGSGGRSLGTSTSSGVRVSTPQAAGAGAAGAAGDAGAKQFAAGDRVAHGKWGEGVIVSVKGTGNDMELQIAFPAPTGVKRLLAGFAPITKV, from the coding sequence ATGTTTAATTTTATAAGCATCGACGAGGCGGTACAGAAGCTTAACCCACCGCAGCGCGAAGCGGTAAAAGCAACCGATGGGCCGCTGTTGATTATGGCTGGAGCGGGCAGCGGCAAAACCCGCGTATTAACCCATCGGATCGCTTATTTAATTGAGAAGAAGCGCGTAGCGCCTTGGAGCATTTTGGCGATTACCTTTACGAATAAGGCATCGCGTGAAATGCGCGACAGAGTTAGCGCACTGATTGGCCCGTCGGGCAATGATATTTGGGTATCTACCTTTCACTCGATGTGCGTACGGATTTTGCGCAGGGACATTGACCGGATTGGCTTTACTTCCAATTTTACGATTTTGGATTCTGGCGACCAGCTGTCGGTTATTCGCAATTGCATGAAGGATCTGAATATCGATACGAAGAAATTCGAGCCGAAGGCTGTTCAAGCGTCCATCAGCGCCGCGAAGAATGAGCTGCTTACGCCGGAGCGGTATGAGCAGAAGGCAGGGGACTATTTTCAGGATATCGTCATTAAGGTATACAAGTCCTACCAGAAGCGGCTCAAAAGCAATAACTCGCTCGATTTCGACGATTTGATTATGAAGACGATTCAGTTGTTCCAGGAAGTGCCGGAGGTGCTGGATTTTTACCAGAACAAATTCCGTTACCTCCATGTCGATGAGTATCAGGATACGAACCGTGCGCAATACATGCTGTGCCGCATGCTCGCTGACAAGCATCACAATATTTGCGTCGTCGGGGACAGCGACCAGTCGATTTATCGTTGGCGCGGTGCGGATATTACGAATATTTTGAATTTCGAGGGCGATTATCCCGAAGCGCAGACGATTATGCTGGAGCAGAACTATCGTTCTACGGCTAATATTTTGAATGCGGCGAATGCGGTCATCAGCCTGAATACCGGACGCAAGCCGAAGAACCTCTGGACCGATCAAGGTGCCGGAGATGAGATTACGGTGTATCAGGCGGATTCCGAGCATGACGAGGGTTATTTTGTAACAGGCGAAATTCGCAAAAATAAAAACAGCGGACGCAAATTTGCCGACCATGCTATTTTGTATCGGACGAATGCGCAGTCGCGGGTTATAGAGGAAATTTTGATCAAATCGGATATCCCTTATCAAATCGTAGGCGGCATCAAGTTCTACGATCGTAAAGAGATCAAAGATTTGCTCGCTTATTTGCGGCTGATTTCCAATCCAGATGACGATATTAGTCTTGCACGCGTCATTAATGTGCCGAAACGCGGCATTGGTGACACGACGGTTGGCAAGCTGGCCGAGGAGGCTGCGCGGAGCGGCACTTCGATTTTCAACGTTTTGGGCAACCTGCAGGGGTTGGATATCAATGCCCGTACGCAAGCGCTGCTTGGAGAGTTCTATATAATGATCAGCAACCTTGCCGGCATGGTTGAATATTTGTCGGTGACGGAGCTAACGGAGAAGGTGCTGGAGATGACCCAGTACAAGCTGGAGCTTCAGCGCGAGAAAACATTGGAATCGACGGCACGGGTCGAAAATATTGACGAGTTCCTGTCCGTTACAATGGACTTTGAGAAGCGCAACGAAGACAAGACGCTCGTATCCTTTCTAACTGATCTCGCTCTCATCGCGGACATTGATTCCATGGATAAGCAGGATGAGCAAGGCAATGCCGCCCCAAGCGACGCTGTTGTGCTCATGACGATGCATAGCGCCAAAGGCTTGGAGTTCCCAGTTGTCTTTATTATTGGCATGGAGGAGAGCATCTTTCCGCACAGCCGCGCCTTGAACGACAATGATGAGCTGGAGGAAGAACGCCGCCTTGCCTATGTAGGCATTACCCGGGCAGAGAAGCAGCTGTTTATGACTTCGGCTCGGATGCGCACCTTGTTCGGGCGGACCGCCTCGAATATGCCTTCACGCTTCTTGGATGAAGTGCCTAGTGAGCTCAAAAAGGATGCTTCCGCTTCGGGCGGTTTTGGCCGTAGCGGGGGAGGAAGCAGATACGGCGCTGGAAGCTCGACTGGCTTCGGCTCGGGCGGACGGACAGCACCTTCGCGTCCTGCGGCAAATGGCGGGCTTGGCTCTGGAGGCCGATCGCTCGGCACGAGCACAAGCAGCGGCGTTCGAGTAAGCACGCCGCAAGCAGCCGGTGCAGGTGCAGCGGGGGCGGCTGGAGATGCAGGCGCGAAGCAGTTCGCTGCCGGCGACCGGGTAGCCCACGGCAAATGGGGCGAAGGCGTCATCGTTTCCGTGAAAGGAACAGGCAATGACATGGAGCTTCAGATTGCTTTTCCCGCTCCGACAGGGGTGAAACGCCTGCTTGCAGGCTTTGCGCCAATAACGAAAGTTTAG
- a CDS encoding heptaprenylglyceryl phosphate synthase gives MDGQWYAGWRHVFKLDPERSISDEELDAICMSGTDAVLVGGSSGVTFENTVDLMSRIRRYAVDCALEVSSMDAAVPGFDGYFVPLVLNTSQAEWINGRQTEGLQAFGSFIPWEETAAQGYIILNGEATAAKLTGANAELNEEQVLAHVQMADRLMRLPVIYMEYSGQYGDMALVQKAYDTIAQAQLFYGGGIDGAEKASEAAAACDTVVVGNIIYADLQAALATVPAVHNTIRKHTRNEA, from the coding sequence ATGGACGGACAATGGTATGCAGGTTGGAGACATGTATTTAAGCTGGACCCGGAGCGCAGCATCTCCGATGAGGAGCTTGATGCGATTTGCATGTCGGGTACAGATGCCGTGTTAGTAGGAGGCTCTAGCGGCGTGACGTTTGAGAATACTGTAGATTTAATGTCGCGCATTCGCCGTTATGCGGTAGATTGCGCGCTGGAGGTCTCGTCGATGGATGCGGCGGTTCCTGGCTTTGACGGCTATTTCGTGCCGCTTGTATTGAACACGAGCCAGGCCGAGTGGATTAATGGCCGCCAGACAGAAGGGCTGCAAGCATTCGGCTCCTTCATTCCTTGGGAGGAAACGGCGGCGCAAGGTTATATTATATTGAATGGGGAAGCGACCGCCGCCAAGCTGACAGGAGCGAATGCCGAGCTGAACGAGGAACAGGTGCTTGCTCATGTGCAAATGGCGGACCGCCTCATGCGCCTTCCTGTCATTTATATGGAATACAGCGGTCAGTACGGCGACATGGCACTTGTTCAAAAAGCTTATGATACGATCGCGCAGGCCCAGCTATTTTATGGCGGCGGCATCGATGGTGCAGAGAAGGCGAGCGAGGCGGCTGCGGCTTGCGACACTGTCGTTGTCGGCAATATTATTTACGCGGATTTGCAGGCAGCACTGGCTACTGTGCCTGCCGTTCACAACACGATTCGCAAGCATACAAGAAACGAAGCCTAG
- the ligA gene encoding NAD-dependent DNA ligase LigA translates to MNQAETAAASPAQTERMITLIDEITAHNYQYYTLDQPSIDDADYDKLYDELVALEKETGTVLPDSPTQRVGGELLKGFDPHRHRAKLWSLDKAQNIEGLHAWNQRMLRAVNDYNTKNPDVDPLPDPSYVIELKFDGLTLNLTYEDGKLTQAATRGNGAIGEGILAQVKTIRSVPLTIPYREGLIEVQGEGIMQLSVLEKYNQTAAEPLKNARNAAAGALRNLNPKTTAERKLSAFFYNIGYSEELAFTTHQEMQQFLRDNRFKVNPYAVYFDTIEEVAAELERLAEGRTELDYLIDGAVVKLTDMRTREALGYTDKFPRWAVAFKFEAEEAATILQSVSWEVGRTGKITPVARVEAVELAGVTVQNCTLNNIGDIERKNLKFALGTFVTIRRSNDVIPEILGKTDEIDGQEIVFPEQCPSCGTELEQRGAHLFCNNRLGCGPQMIGRITHFASRDAMDIDTFSVMTAEQLYTDCKVHDPADLYALEYDDLIKLERFGERKARKLLDAFEKSKSRDLTAFLYALGIPNTGKSTTRTLADHYGSLDAVMAASVEELVELPDIGGIVAESIVSFFADPVMADSIARMRAAGVSAEAEHKAVVREDSVFSGKTVVITGTLSGMSRDEAAKKLEACGAKVSGSVSKKTDYVIAGENAGSKLTKAKELGVTVIEDEAELLRLLEGSEA, encoded by the coding sequence ATGAACCAAGCGGAAACAGCTGCAGCTTCACCTGCCCAAACCGAACGTATGATTACGTTAATTGATGAAATTACGGCTCATAACTACCAGTATTACACGCTGGATCAGCCGTCCATTGACGATGCTGACTATGACAAGCTTTATGATGAGCTGGTCGCATTGGAGAAGGAGACGGGGACCGTGCTGCCGGATTCGCCAACACAGCGTGTTGGGGGAGAGCTGCTTAAGGGCTTTGACCCTCATCGTCACCGTGCCAAGCTATGGAGCTTGGACAAGGCGCAAAACATCGAAGGGCTGCATGCCTGGAACCAGCGAATGCTGCGGGCGGTTAACGATTATAATACGAAAAATCCGGATGTTGATCCGCTCCCAGACCCAAGCTACGTTATAGAGCTGAAGTTCGATGGATTGACGTTGAATTTGACCTATGAGGATGGCAAGCTGACTCAGGCGGCTACGCGGGGCAATGGCGCGATAGGCGAAGGGATTTTGGCACAGGTGAAGACGATTCGTTCCGTCCCGCTCACGATTCCGTATCGGGAAGGTTTGATCGAGGTTCAAGGCGAAGGCATTATGCAGCTGTCGGTGCTGGAGAAATACAACCAGACGGCGGCGGAGCCGCTCAAAAACGCGCGCAATGCAGCAGCTGGCGCCCTGCGCAACTTAAATCCAAAGACGACTGCGGAGCGGAAGCTGAGCGCTTTTTTCTACAATATAGGCTATTCGGAAGAGCTGGCATTCACCACTCATCAGGAAATGCAGCAGTTTTTGCGGGACAACCGGTTTAAGGTAAATCCGTATGCGGTGTATTTTGACACAATCGAAGAGGTGGCGGCGGAGCTGGAGCGTTTGGCAGAGGGCCGCACCGAACTCGATTATTTAATAGATGGAGCTGTGGTCAAGCTCACGGATATGCGTACTCGTGAAGCGCTGGGCTATACAGACAAGTTCCCGCGCTGGGCGGTCGCGTTTAAGTTCGAGGCGGAAGAAGCGGCAACTATCCTGCAATCCGTTTCTTGGGAAGTCGGCCGTACCGGCAAAATAACGCCTGTCGCCCGCGTCGAAGCCGTTGAGCTTGCTGGTGTGACTGTACAAAACTGTACGCTCAATAATATCGGGGATATCGAACGGAAAAATCTTAAGTTTGCGCTTGGTACATTCGTTACTATTCGCCGCTCCAATGATGTCATACCGGAAATACTCGGCAAAACCGATGAAATAGATGGCCAGGAAATCGTATTTCCAGAGCAGTGTCCTTCCTGTGGCACAGAGCTTGAGCAGCGCGGCGCGCATTTGTTTTGCAACAACCGCTTAGGCTGTGGTCCGCAAATGATCGGCCGCATTACGCATTTTGCCTCGCGCGATGCGATGGATATTGATACATTCAGCGTTATGACAGCTGAACAGCTGTATACAGATTGCAAGGTTCATGATCCTGCTGATCTGTATGCGTTGGAGTATGACGATTTGATTAAGCTGGAACGGTTCGGCGAGCGGAAGGCGCGCAAGCTGCTTGATGCGTTCGAGAAGTCCAAGAGCCGGGATTTGACGGCATTTCTATATGCGCTCGGCATTCCGAACACAGGAAAGTCCACCACGCGGACACTAGCGGATCATTATGGCAGCTTGGATGCTGTAATGGCGGCTTCGGTGGAAGAACTGGTGGAGCTGCCTGATATCGGCGGTATTGTAGCGGAGAGTATTGTAAGCTTCTTTGCAGACCCGGTTATGGCTGACAGCATCGCCCGTATGCGGGCGGCAGGTGTAAGCGCGGAAGCGGAGCATAAAGCCGTTGTGCGGGAAGATAGTGTATTCAGCGGCAAAACGGTGGTCATTACAGGGACATTATCCGGCATGAGCCGCGACGAAGCTGCAAAGAAGCTCGAAGCGTGCGGAGCGAAAGTATCCGGCAGCGTGTCGAAGAAGACGGATTATGTCATTGCTGGCGAAAATGCAGGCAGCAAGCTTACGAAAGCGAAGGAGCTCGGTGTTACTGTAATTGAAGATGAAGCAGAATTGCTGCGTTTATTAGAAGGAAGCGAAGCATAA
- a CDS encoding DUF3656 domain-containing protein, producing MKANIMRQDVELLAPAGDWECMRAAVANGADAVFFGVEKFNARARANNFRSEELPEIMAFLHSYGVQGFLTFNILVFEDELRDAQALIERCIDAGVDAVIVQDLGLVKLIRELSPDFPIHGSTQMTITSPEAVEFTKPFNMERVVLGRENNLKQIKTIGEQAKLPMEVFVHGALCVSYSGQCLTSEMWGGRSANRGECAQACRLPYDLMVDGKHQPMGDISYLLSPKDLAAIDLVPELIEAGVVSFKIEGRLKSPEYVANVVSKYRKAIDKYFDGDLSKPSVEEVRELQQSFSRGFTHGFLSGTNNKMLVEGTFPKSRGVFIGRVERILRDAVTVRLEAPLKRGDGVVFDAGDPTKKEEGGRVYDIRRQGVKIEGEAQEGTLLELVPGRSDVDLRKVHVGDRVWKTNDPALDKRLRATYETEKPYRVFPLHVSVTGKLGEPLRTIWTDMQKGTTVEVVSELLLEQAQKRPMDAELLADQLGRLGGTVYQLDHLEVLLEGELIVPVRELNRMRREAVEHLAGERPKPPVYVKNNIDPLADNADQEAVPAAASGYSHEGDLAPRLTALCRGLPQVEAAIAADVDMIYADFEFIKQFPAAVELARAAGKPIALATPRIHMPGENGYHANILKLKPDAVLVRNTGALYYYLRAKAENPDQPFPKLIGDFSLNVANHKTVKLFEEVGLDMITPSYDLNIQQMMDMLDKANTAKLEVVIQQHMPMFHTEHCVYCTFMSEGTNFTNCGRPCEDSRASLQDRIGMSHPVRVDEGCRNTVYNAIEQSGAEYIKQFLELGIPSFRVEFLEETPERVTEVLSLYRDALDGRITGTKVWRTLKATNQIGVTRGQLVK from the coding sequence ATGAAAGCAAATATAATGCGTCAAGATGTAGAGTTGCTTGCTCCAGCAGGCGACTGGGAATGTATGCGGGCGGCGGTTGCGAACGGTGCGGATGCTGTCTTTTTTGGTGTGGAAAAATTCAATGCGCGTGCGAGAGCGAATAATTTCCGCAGTGAGGAGCTGCCAGAGATTATGGCCTTTTTGCACAGCTACGGCGTGCAGGGCTTTTTGACTTTCAACATTCTAGTATTTGAGGACGAGCTGCGCGATGCGCAAGCGCTCATTGAAAGGTGTATAGATGCAGGTGTAGATGCGGTTATCGTGCAGGATTTGGGACTCGTGAAGCTCATTCGCGAGCTTTCCCCGGATTTCCCGATTCATGGCTCGACGCAAATGACGATTACTTCTCCAGAAGCGGTGGAATTTACGAAGCCGTTTAATATGGAGCGTGTCGTCCTCGGCCGTGAAAATAACCTAAAGCAAATCAAAACAATCGGCGAGCAGGCGAAGCTTCCTATGGAGGTTTTTGTGCATGGCGCGCTATGCGTATCATATTCTGGCCAGTGTCTGACTTCGGAAATGTGGGGCGGCCGCTCGGCGAACCGCGGCGAATGCGCGCAGGCCTGCCGTCTGCCTTATGACCTGATGGTCGATGGCAAGCATCAGCCGATGGGCGATATTTCGTATTTGCTGTCGCCGAAGGATTTGGCGGCGATCGATCTCGTGCCTGAGCTGATTGAAGCAGGCGTCGTTTCCTTCAAAATCGAAGGACGTCTTAAAAGCCCGGAATACGTTGCCAATGTGGTCAGCAAATACCGTAAGGCAATTGATAAATATTTTGACGGCGACCTGTCCAAGCCATCGGTAGAGGAAGTTCGCGAATTGCAGCAAAGCTTCTCGCGCGGCTTCACACATGGCTTCCTGTCTGGCACGAACAATAAAATGCTAGTAGAAGGCACGTTTCCCAAAAGCCGCGGCGTCTTCATTGGCCGTGTCGAGCGTATTCTTCGCGATGCTGTAACCGTCCGTCTGGAAGCTCCGCTTAAGCGTGGCGATGGCGTCGTTTTCGATGCTGGCGATCCAACGAAGAAGGAAGAGGGCGGCCGCGTCTACGACATTCGCCGCCAAGGCGTGAAGATTGAAGGGGAAGCGCAGGAAGGCACGCTGCTGGAACTTGTTCCAGGACGCAGCGACGTAGATTTGCGTAAGGTGCATGTGGGCGACCGCGTATGGAAGACGAATGACCCGGCGCTGGATAAGCGCCTGCGTGCGACCTATGAGACGGAGAAGCCATACCGCGTTTTCCCGCTTCATGTATCGGTAACAGGCAAGCTCGGCGAGCCGCTGCGGACGATATGGACGGATATGCAGAAGGGGACGACGGTAGAGGTGGTCTCTGAGCTGCTGCTGGAGCAGGCGCAGAAGCGTCCGATGGATGCTGAGCTGCTTGCCGATCAACTGGGCCGTCTAGGCGGAACGGTTTATCAGCTTGACCATTTGGAAGTGCTGCTTGAGGGCGAACTGATTGTGCCCGTGCGTGAGCTCAACCGGATGCGCCGCGAAGCGGTAGAGCATTTAGCTGGAGAACGCCCAAAGCCGCCCGTTTATGTGAAAAATAACATCGACCCGCTGGCAGACAACGCGGATCAAGAGGCTGTTCCAGCCGCTGCCTCCGGCTATTCGCACGAAGGCGATCTTGCGCCGCGCCTTACGGCTCTATGCCGCGGCTTGCCGCAAGTCGAAGCGGCGATTGCCGCCGATGTCGATATGATTTATGCTGATTTTGAATTTATTAAGCAATTTCCAGCGGCTGTAGAGCTGGCGCGAGCGGCAGGCAAGCCTATCGCTCTGGCAACTCCGCGCATTCATATGCCGGGTGAGAACGGCTACCATGCCAACATTTTGAAGCTTAAGCCAGACGCTGTGCTTGTCCGCAATACGGGTGCGCTTTATTATTATTTGCGCGCCAAGGCCGAAAACCCCGATCAGCCATTTCCTAAGCTGATTGGCGATTTCTCGCTGAATGTGGCTAATCACAAGACGGTTAAGCTTTTTGAAGAAGTTGGCCTCGATATGATTACACCGTCCTATGACCTGAATATTCAGCAAATGATGGATATGCTGGATAAGGCCAATACGGCAAAGCTGGAAGTCGTAATCCAGCAGCATATGCCAATGTTCCATACGGAGCACTGCGTCTACTGCACCTTCATGAGTGAAGGCACCAACTTCACGAACTGTGGACGTCCATGTGAAGATTCGCGCGCTTCCTTGCAGGACCGTATTGGCATGTCCCATCCGGTTCGCGTAGACGAAGGCTGCCGCAATACAGTGTACAACGCGATTGAGCAATCGGGCGCTGAATATATTAAGCAATTTTTGGAGCTGGGCATTCCATCATTCCGCGTCGAATTTTTGGAAGAAACGCCGGAGCGGGTAACGGAAGTATTGTCCCTTTACCGCGATGCGCTTGATGGCCGGATTACGGGAACGAAAGTATGGCGTACGCTGAAAGCAACAAACCAAATCGGCGTAACGCGCGGACAATTGGTGAAGTAA